DNA sequence from the Armigeres subalbatus isolate Guangzhou_Male chromosome 1, GZ_Asu_2, whole genome shotgun sequence genome:
CGGCTGCCGGCTTCGGAGAACCATCGTTGTCTTCGCTGCAAGTGCGCCGTGAAAAGGAGCAAGAACTGCGAGCAAACGACGTCTACTGGACCAAGCGTTTGCAAACCCTTGAGGCAAACCTACAGAAAACGAACCAGATACTAGAAAAGGAGTATAATGATGCGGTGAGTTTGAATCTTTAAGGTTTTATTTTCCCGAAAAGATAAGGTATTAGAGAAAGTTGGGATAAGTTTCCTGATTTTCTTCTAATGTTATGCGATTTGCCTGCTGATGTGCCAATAtatttctgatttgtttcagatCGTCGACGTTAAAAAGCGGTTCGAAAGCACGGCCATAGCCCATCAGTTACCACCGTGTCAGGATCTGAAGGCAAAGGTGGTAGAATGCTACAAGAAGAACCAGAATGAAACGCTAAACTGCTCTGCCGATGTTAAAGCATTCACGGATTGCGTCAATCTACATCGCATTCAACTCCTGAAAGAGAAGGCATCCGTCGGAAAGCCAGCGGAAGGAAAATAATTGCACCacggaagttgggaaaactccGTCTACTGAATTGGTCACCTAGAGAGACAATTGTGTCCTTTCGTTTGTACATA
Encoded proteins:
- the LOC134205509 gene encoding MICOS complex subunit MIC19, with protein sequence MGASSSAPRTVTVENDSPAGVIDISDDVVQRLKTGLPSKEGSRQQGAQRATGSDGNVPSSYPNPLPPPAAAGFGEPSLSSLQVRREKEQELRANDVYWTKRLQTLEANLQKTNQILEKEYNDAIVDVKKRFESTAIAHQLPPCQDLKAKVVECYKKNQNETLNCSADVKAFTDCVNLHRIQLLKEKASVGKPAEGK